A DNA window from Cobetia marina contains the following coding sequences:
- a CDS encoding bifunctional aminoglycoside phosphotransferase/ATP-binding protein, with the protein MTLSQALIRALHTADCFDHPVKDIEVHETHISWIVLTGDYAYKIKKPLDFGSFLDFSTLERRKHLCEQEVRLNRRLAPTLYLDTVPISGTPEAPRINDESAVFEYAVKMRQFSNRHLFSALQASGELSLELLDDLVDQLVAFHEQAERIQGDSDLGSPQMVSRTIDNEFTLIRPRLEEEAALKRLALLQEWTEETFQRLQPEFERRWQEGFVRETHGDIHLGNAVRHEGRALLFDGIEFNEELRWNDVGCDLAFLVMDLEARDEPAFAHHALNRYLELSGDYSLVRLLPYYKIYRALIRAKVAMIRYHQPELSDADRLDVMAEYERYIELAERYSEIRFPYMIIGVGVSGSGKSRFTEEMVRELGGVRIRSDVERKRLYGFAADADTGSGLNGGIYTPQATHATYERLSNLSATLLESGIPVCIDATCLKKSQRDRLRHEAEARGLPVLMISFEADEETLRRRIVKRSQRSGEASEAGLEVLDKQLANREPFAPEEHGQLIHIDTTAPNANVTLARLIREQLRLH; encoded by the coding sequence ATGACCTTGAGCCAGGCCCTGATTCGAGCCCTTCACACCGCCGATTGCTTCGATCACCCCGTGAAGGATATCGAAGTGCACGAGACGCACATCTCGTGGATCGTGCTGACCGGCGACTACGCCTACAAGATCAAGAAGCCGCTGGATTTCGGCAGCTTCCTGGATTTTTCCACGCTGGAGCGTCGCAAGCACCTGTGTGAACAGGAGGTGCGCCTCAATCGCCGTCTGGCACCGACGCTCTATCTGGATACCGTGCCGATTTCCGGTACGCCGGAGGCGCCACGCATCAATGATGAGAGTGCCGTCTTCGAGTATGCGGTGAAGATGCGTCAGTTCTCCAACCGGCACCTGTTCAGCGCCTTGCAGGCCAGCGGTGAGCTGTCGCTGGAGCTGCTGGACGACCTGGTCGATCAGCTGGTGGCCTTCCACGAGCAGGCTGAACGCATCCAGGGTGACAGTGATCTTGGCAGCCCGCAGATGGTCAGCCGTACCATCGACAATGAGTTCACGTTGATTCGTCCGCGCCTCGAAGAGGAGGCTGCGCTCAAGCGTCTGGCGCTGTTGCAGGAGTGGACGGAAGAGACCTTCCAGCGTCTCCAACCGGAATTCGAGCGTCGTTGGCAGGAAGGCTTCGTGCGCGAGACCCATGGCGACATCCATCTGGGCAACGCCGTACGTCACGAAGGCCGAGCCTTGCTCTTTGATGGTATCGAGTTCAATGAAGAGCTGCGCTGGAACGATGTCGGCTGTGATCTGGCCTTCCTGGTGATGGATCTGGAAGCCCGCGATGAGCCGGCCTTCGCCCATCACGCCCTGAATCGTTACCTGGAGCTTTCGGGTGATTACTCGCTGGTGCGTCTGCTGCCGTACTACAAGATCTATCGCGCGCTGATTCGGGCCAAGGTCGCGATGATTCGCTATCACCAGCCGGAGTTGAGTGACGCGGATCGTCTCGACGTGATGGCGGAGTATGAGCGCTATATCGAGCTGGCGGAGCGCTACAGCGAGATCCGCTTCCCGTACATGATCATCGGCGTGGGGGTCTCCGGTAGCGGCAAGAGTCGCTTCACCGAAGAAATGGTGCGTGAGCTGGGGGGTGTGCGCATCCGCAGCGATGTCGAGCGCAAGCGCCTGTATGGCTTTGCCGCGGATGCCGACACCGGCTCGGGTCTCAATGGCGGCATCTATACGCCGCAGGCGACGCATGCGACCTACGAGCGGCTGTCGAATCTGTCAGCCACCCTGCTGGAATCGGGAATCCCCGTCTGCATCGATGCCACCTGCCTGAAGAAATCACAGCGTGATCGTCTGCGTCACGAGGCAGAAGCCCGTGGCCTGCCCGTGCTGATGATCAGCTTCGAGGCCGATGAGGAGACGCTGCGCAGGCGCATCGTCAAGCGCAGTCAGCGTAGTGGCGAGGCGTCCGAGGCGGGGCTTGAGGTGCTGGACAAGCAATTGGCCAATCGTGAGCCGTTCGCTCCTGAGGAGCATGGTCAACTGATCCATATCGACACGACAGCGCCCAACGCTAACGTAACGTTGGCACGCTTGATCCGCGAGCAGCTTAGACTGCACTAA
- the hemL gene encoding glutamate-1-semialdehyde 2,1-aminomutase, which produces MTTSAAQFERASRHIPGGVNSPVRAFKGLHRPPVFIDHAKAAYLFDVEDKRYIDYVGSWGPMITGHADEDVLNAVRERLESGLSFGAPTEIESEMAELICEMLPSLDMVRMTNSGTEATMSAIRLARGFTGRDKIVKFEGNYHGHSDSLLVKAGSGALTHGEPSSPGVPASLAEHTITLDYNDAEGVRRCFAELGDQIACIIVEPVAGNMNCIPPVPGFLESLREVCDAHGSVLILDEVMTGFRVALGGAQAHYNITPDLTCLGKIVGGGMPVGAFGGKREIMHHLSPLGPVYQAGTLAGNPLAMAAGVALLRKLQAPGFHAELTRKVEMLCDGLESRAKAAGIAAITQRAGGMFGLFFTDQSAVTDFQSATRCRQEDFATFFNGMLAEGVYLAPSAYEAGFMSAAHSDEDIQATLEAAERVFAQMAASA; this is translated from the coding sequence ATGACCACGTCCGCTGCCCAGTTCGAACGCGCCAGCCGTCACATTCCCGGTGGCGTCAATTCGCCGGTTCGCGCCTTCAAGGGACTGCATCGTCCGCCGGTGTTCATCGATCATGCCAAGGCCGCCTATCTCTTCGATGTCGAAGACAAGCGCTATATCGATTACGTCGGTTCCTGGGGACCGATGATCACCGGCCATGCCGATGAAGACGTGCTCAACGCCGTGCGTGAGCGACTCGAGAGCGGTCTGTCCTTCGGTGCGCCCACCGAGATCGAATCCGAGATGGCCGAGCTGATCTGCGAGATGCTGCCAAGTCTCGACATGGTGCGCATGACCAACTCCGGCACCGAAGCCACCATGTCGGCGATCCGCCTGGCGCGTGGTTTCACCGGTCGCGACAAGATCGTCAAGTTCGAAGGCAACTACCATGGCCACTCGGACTCGCTGCTGGTCAAGGCCGGCTCAGGTGCATTGACCCATGGCGAGCCCAGCTCCCCGGGCGTGCCGGCCTCGCTCGCCGAGCACACCATCACGCTGGACTACAACGACGCCGAAGGTGTGCGCCGTTGCTTCGCCGAGCTGGGTGATCAGATCGCCTGCATCATCGTCGAGCCGGTGGCCGGCAACATGAACTGCATTCCGCCGGTGCCTGGCTTCCTGGAGAGCCTGCGTGAAGTGTGTGATGCCCATGGCAGCGTGCTGATCCTCGATGAGGTGATGACGGGCTTCCGTGTCGCGCTGGGTGGCGCTCAGGCGCATTACAACATCACGCCGGACCTGACCTGCCTGGGCAAGATCGTCGGCGGCGGCATGCCGGTGGGCGCCTTCGGTGGCAAGCGCGAGATCATGCATCATCTCTCGCCGCTGGGCCCCGTCTACCAGGCGGGCACCCTGGCCGGCAATCCGCTGGCGATGGCTGCCGGGGTCGCGCTGCTGCGCAAGCTCCAGGCACCGGGCTTCCATGCCGAGCTGACCCGCAAGGTCGAGATGCTGTGTGACGGCCTGGAGAGTCGTGCCAAGGCCGCCGGCATCGCCGCGATCACCCAGCGGGCAGGTGGCATGTTCGGACTGTTCTTCACGGATCAGTCCGCGGTCACCGATTTCCAGTCCGCCACGCGTTGTCGCCAGGAAGACTTCGCGACCTTCTTCAACGGCATGCTGGCAGAGGGAGTCTATCTGGCGCCGTCAGCCTATGAGGCAGGTTTCATGTCCGCCGCCCACAGCGACGAGGATATCCAGGCCACTCTTGAGGCTGCCGAGCGCGTCTTTGCACAGATGGCAGCCTCGGCCTGA
- the thiD gene encoding bifunctional hydroxymethylpyrimidine kinase/phosphomethylpyrimidine kinase, whose product MTECPARLPCVLVLAGHDPSGGAGLIADSEAIRAGGGWALTVPTALTVQNSSNVQAVMAQSGESILAMAHALLDDFRPRALKIGLLASHEALMATVTLIDELRQHWPALPVVWDPVLKAGGGHELSSEALIQQARETLLARVDVITPNRGELARLAACPEGAGENELAERLLMEGAGAVLVTGTDPLDHDDASLSEPSVTHRLYRREHGRLSLDCPRLPGSFHGSGCTLASHLAVRLARGISLEPAWRAAQQATWQSLVAGRERELKGLAPGAQHLPWR is encoded by the coding sequence ATGACTGAGTGCCCAGCAAGACTGCCCTGTGTTCTGGTGCTGGCGGGACATGACCCCAGCGGCGGCGCGGGTCTGATCGCCGACAGTGAGGCGATTCGGGCCGGTGGTGGCTGGGCGCTGACGGTACCGACGGCGCTGACGGTACAGAATTCCAGCAATGTCCAGGCAGTGATGGCGCAGTCAGGCGAGTCGATTCTGGCGATGGCGCATGCCCTGCTCGATGATTTTCGGCCTCGGGCGCTCAAGATCGGACTTCTCGCCAGTCACGAAGCGCTGATGGCGACGGTTACGCTGATCGATGAACTTCGCCAGCACTGGCCCGCGCTTCCGGTGGTATGGGACCCGGTACTCAAGGCCGGCGGAGGCCATGAGCTCTCCAGTGAAGCGCTGATCCAGCAGGCGCGCGAAACGCTGCTGGCGCGGGTGGATGTCATCACGCCCAATCGTGGCGAGCTTGCGCGTCTGGCAGCCTGTCCTGAGGGTGCCGGCGAGAATGAGCTCGCCGAGCGCTTGCTGATGGAAGGTGCAGGCGCCGTGCTGGTCACCGGGACTGACCCCCTGGATCATGATGACGCCTCGCTCTCTGAGCCATCCGTCACCCATCGTCTCTATCGTCGCGAGCATGGCAGGCTGTCTCTGGACTGTCCGCGGCTGCCGGGCAGCTTCCATGGCAGTGGCTGCACTCTCGCCTCGCATCTGGCCGTGCGCCTGGCTCGTGGCATTTCGCTGGAACCGGCATGGCGTGCGGCACAGCAGGCGACCTGGCAGAGTCTGGTCGCTGGCCGGGAGCGCGAGCTCAAAGGCCTTGCGCCCGGAGCCCAGCATCTGCCCTGGCGCTAG
- the hemJ gene encoding protoporphyrinogen oxidase HemJ: MYLWIKAFHLIAVVCWFAALFYLPRLYVYHAQARDAGDIKAIEYFKTMERKLYRGIMMPSMIATLVLGIWLLALVPSFMSMGWMHLKLAMVVLLVGYHHACGLYLKQFAADTCKRTSRYFRFFNEVPVLMLVVIVICVIVKPF, from the coding sequence ATGTATCTGTGGATCAAGGCGTTCCATCTGATTGCCGTGGTGTGCTGGTTTGCCGCCCTGTTCTATCTTCCGCGTCTTTACGTCTATCACGCCCAGGCGCGTGATGCCGGCGACATCAAGGCCATCGAGTACTTCAAGACCATGGAGCGCAAGCTCTACCGCGGCATCATGATGCCGTCGATGATCGCGACTCTGGTGCTGGGCATCTGGCTGCTGGCACTGGTGCCGAGCTTCATGAGCATGGGCTGGATGCACCTCAAGCTGGCCATGGTCGTGCTGCTGGTCGGCTATCACCATGCCTGTGGGCTGTACCTGAAGCAGTTCGCTGCCGACACCTGCAAGCGAACCTCACGCTACTTCCGCTTCTTCAATGAAGTACCGGTACTGATGCTGGTGGTGATCGTCATCTGCGTCATCGTCAAACCGTTCTGA